A genomic stretch from Pseudomonadota bacterium includes:
- a CDS encoding UPF0175 family protein: MSYALKLDMPDGAFSAIRKSPPEFAAEMRLAAAVKWYEMGIVSQEKAAEIADLTRSEFVFSLARFGVSPFQYTADNIGKELQNAD, from the coding sequence ATGTCATATGCCTTAAAGCTCGATATGCCCGACGGTGCATTTTCTGCAATAAGAAAGAGTCCACCAGAGTTCGCCGCAGAAATGCGGTTGGCTGCTGCTGTAAAGTGGTATGAAATGGGAATAGTATCACAGGAAAAGGCGGCTGAAATAGCTGACCTGACCCGGTCAGAATTCGTTTTTTCATTGGCAAGGTTTGGGGTTTCCCCGTTTCAATATACGGCTGACAATATAGGAAAAGAGTTACAAAATGCCGATTAG
- a CDS encoding DUF3368 domain-containing protein codes for MILNASPLICLSKSELSELLPALFKDILVPDNVKKEVTAKSAVDFGINTVLSRKWLKTIKNIPINPTIAAWDLGEGENAVLSYVYKNPDCWAIIDDLQARRCAESLGCNFTGTVGIIVLAKRKGIVKSVRENLGKLQSSGLWLSDTFINDVCKLAGE; via the coding sequence GTGATTTTAAATGCATCACCACTGATCTGTCTATCTAAAAGCGAGCTTTCTGAATTATTACCGGCCTTGTTTAAAGATATTCTTGTACCCGATAACGTCAAGAAGGAGGTCACGGCAAAAAGCGCTGTTGACTTTGGTATAAACACTGTGCTTTCCCGGAAATGGTTGAAGACGATCAAAAACATACCGATTAATCCAACTATAGCAGCATGGGATTTAGGTGAAGGCGAAAATGCTGTTCTTTCTTACGTATACAAGAATCCCGATTGTTGGGCTATTATAGATGATTTACAAGCAAGGAGATGTGCCGAATCGTTGGGATGTAATTTTACCGGAACAGTAGGGATAATCGTTCTGGCCAAAAGAAAGGGAATAGTAAAATCAGTTCGAGAAAACCTTGGAAAACTTCAAAGCTCAGGTCTGTGGCTCTCAGATACATTCATAAATGATGTTTGTAAATTGGCAGGGGAGTAA